The stretch of DNA TTTGAAGTGGATTGTTTCTCGTTAATGCATCGTTTGGTTGGAGGGGGATTGGGCCATAATCACCGTAGATTTCTTTCCCGCAGAATGAATTCTAGCCCACAGAAAAATCGCCGTTCGGTTAATTCCAGTCGGGGTTCTAGCCCGGCTTATCTTGAGATTTTTCTATTGTCTTGGCCAGGGATGAAAAAATCATGTATCTTGTGTGATAATGTGTAAAAATCATAATCTGCTACTTTTTATAAATCTCTGCTAAAACGAACGAATGTTTTTACGGAAGGGAATATGGGAAAGTTAGAGATTCAAACCCCACGTCCATTGAGGGACATAGTATGAGTTCACCCAATCCCCGGGATAGATTCCTCTTTGGGATTAAATCCCAACTAAcaaaatagtatttatttgggattttttcataactgttcaATCGCATGTATATACCTAAgtggaaaacaaaataataataataagctTTTCTTATGCAGTGCAATTAACTGTTCAATACCCTCCTCCATCAGCGAATGTCGTTTCtactaaaaaaactacactgtcaaataatataagaattttgtgtttttaaatGTATTTGGATAAAAGGATGTCTACATACATttgaaaaaccaaataaaaatattaatatttggaaaaaaaaacttagagagtttttttttctgaagataGGACCCACCATAGATATACCAACCAGAAAAAGGGTGCACCACATGTATAGAATTGGATCACTCATTGTACTAACTTGGCCCCATCTGGAATAAAATAAAGCCTGGATGTACGATTTCTTGGactcttctttctttcaattccatctgacaggtgggcccaatCTTTTCATCAAACCAGTcacttagtttttttcttttggaaatgTTTAAAACCAGTTACTCTACCGTACTTTGTCCAAATAAATTCAGATTCTCTAGAGTACTTTGTGCAGTGCAACTGAGAGCATGTTCAACAGTCTGATCAACTActggctctaattcatctttagtcaatctaatagtcaattcatacaataactACCTACCAAATATACGCTACCATGTCCCActtatcatacacatattgtgtttGGAGTTCGTGTtttagctggctataaatctatagctcattgctcttctcttttctctcttatcatcttaaaatatgtttatagctggcttatagcttgTTATTTTACCGGCTCTCACTTATATATCAGCTATACTAGTCCGTGTTATTGGATAATTTGTTTAGGgggttgagaaaatttttgagataagtatcacgtcaaatatttgaccgaatgtcagaaggggttttcggacacgaatgaaaaaacgaatttcacggctagcctgaaaaccgcgagacgaatcttttgagcttaattaatccgtcattagcacatgttggttactgtagcatttatgactaattatggactaattaggctcaaaagattcatctcaatatttcttccgtaactgtgtaattaattttttctgtAACTGTGCGGTTAGTGTTTTGGTTCACcgatgtttaatgctttatttagatgtccaaaattttgatatgatatttttggaaaaaaaatttagaaactgccttagttttctttgttttgtcaGCATGATACTCTGACTTTTCTGAGCAATCAGTCGACTAAACACACGTAGtgaatactccctccgtcaaCTTTTTAGTTCTGACTCTTTGTCttgttaaaagttttttaccattaataattttatttttattagataataaaatataaatagtattgtgtgactaatttttttaaatttttaatttttttttaaataagacggatgatcaaacgctcgatacaaaattgaaaagttggttttctgtgggacggagggagtataaactaaaattgcaCTTTTAGAAGCTGTAACTcaactatttataaaatattccccctaaaaacattataaaatatatatcaattaaatTGTGTGTTGTGGCTTAATTGCACAAGGCGTGTTGGTTATTAAGTGTTAGTGCTTAGCTTACCAGAGAGGATGACGAGGTCCTTGACGTCGAGGCCCTTGCCGGCGAAGTTACTCCGCAGCGTCGTGAAGTTGTCCGTCGGCGCCGGGAGGTTCGACAGCGCCTCCGACGCCAGCGACACcacgccgtcgcgccgccccaGCTGCACGTCCCACAGGTCTCTCCCGAACTGCTCGGTGCAATGGGCGCGTCGTGTCAGTGGCAGTGCtatcgctcgccgccggcgacggcggaggccggAGCTGATAGGGATGAatgaggggagagagagagagggtgacCTGGAAGGAGACGGCGTCcctggcggcgagcgcgacgaTGTCGGCGCAGGAGACGACGCCGGGGCAGACGGCCTCGAGGACGGCCTTGGCGGAGTCGATGACGTCGTACCCCGCCAGCGAGCCGTTCGGCGCCGCGTCCTTCTCCGCCGAGCTCCCCGACGTCGAGTCGATCAGCACCGACGCGTCGCACCCCTGCACACGTACGCATCCCCGTCAGCCACCGTCGTCGGAGCgaacgacgccgccgcggccaatGCCATGAACGCACGCACGTACCCGGACGAAGCAGTCGTGGAAGAAGAGTCGGAGCAGGCGGGcaggcagcgcggcggggtcggcggcgacgcgggccgtcacgatctcccgcaccaccacctccgcctccgggcAGGCGTGCCGGTAGTAGTGCGCCTTCAGCGGCCCCCCCGCCCTCGCCCCTCCCCCAAGCATcatcaccaccgccaccacaaccaccaccacctccatcgccggccgccgtctcATCGTCATCGCCGCCATTGCACCACCGTACCTCACTCGGAGCAGCAGCAAAGCTCGCTGCTAGCTAGGCTAGGCTAGGCTAGGCTGGTGGTTGCGAGTGGCCCGTGACTcgttcagcagcagcagagaagCGAGTGATCGAGCAGCTGAGGTAGCTAGCTCAGATAATGGAATCTGAAACAGTAGTGGTAGTGTAGAGTAGCTAACGATAATGAGGAATGGCTAATGGTGGAGGGCTCGAGCCTTATTAAAGGGCCACGGTgagcgtacgtacgtgcgtgcgtgcgtcgtCTCTAAACGTAGGGCAGACAGGCATCTTTGTCATGTGTGGAATTTTGTGGGGGGTGTGGCCGTGTGGGGGCAGGGGTGGTAATGGCCCAAATTAACTACTtgcttacaaaatttaaaagctaagttaaaaataatgtgGGCTGAAATTTTGTAGATTtttgaattgaaaatttttaaagattCGGTAGGATTGTAAAAGGACGCAAGGAGGTTAGTCCATTACCACCTCTATGTAGGGGTAGGGGTGCCATGTCAAGTGGTGTGGCTATAGTcgtggagaaaaaaatgaaaggtgAATGTGAGTCGCTTGTGTTGCTCTCGCTTATGTCGTCGGATGCGCTTTAAGATTCGTAGGGAGTGTACTCTCACTCTTTGGCTCTTCGTCAGAGGATTTTGGGTTGTGTGTAGTGCTACGATCAAATGTACCATGTATGGATTTGTTGTCTGTCCATGTATGGATATGGTCAAAAAGAGGAGAGCAAGTATAGTTAGGATGATAATGCAACAATAATAGTAAATAATTAAGGTACAATTAAGagattatgtatatattaattggTAATTTTTCACCGTATAATAAATATGACATATTTAGCATGTAAGTAACCTAAGTATAATTATAACGTagtttatatgtaaatttggTAAAAAGACATGTTTGTGTGATGCAATTGTTATCGTCTTGTCACTTCACCACGACCCACTCACCGCTGCTTTGGCCATCCCTATAAGCTGAGAGCCCCCACTTTGCCTCCCTCTGACCCCTAACcccaaaaccctaaaatcgTTATTTATTAGTCTAGGCTGGCTAAAGATCGGCTAAGGTCACCAGAGACGAAGTTGAATcaagattttaaaaatgatatgaaGTTCAAGAATTTGATATGAACTCCAATAATTCCATATGAAGTTCAAGAATTCAAGTGATTTCTCATCTAAATCACGAGAGTGGTGTATAGCAAAAATCCATAAGTAATTATCTAAAGGGTAAAATACATGGATggtccttaaacttgagaGCGAGTATCACTTAGGTCCAATAACTtgaaaattgcatatctagGTCCACAATCTTGGTTTAATAATTCATAGCGGGTCCAAACCTCATTTGACCTAGGCTAACTACCGACGTGGCAATCCCAATAGGCAGAACATTTGCAATTTACCTTCTccacaataaaaaatactgaAACAATTATAATTTAAACCATGTATTTTCTACCGAAAAACGCAGTCATCCATCCTCCAGTCCCCTACCCCTAACCATGTGCACAGCGCGTTCCCACATAGTGTCCTCTCATCCACCATGCGCATAGCACATATAGCAAATAGCATCCTTAGCCATAGTAGAAACAATCAAATATGGGTCTGCCCAGTGAtcacatgtttaaaaattttaattccatcaatcaaatctgGGTTTGTCGCTTGATGATAATCTGAAGATGTACACGCAAGTCAAAAAACTCATACACGTCCTCCCCCAGCCCTCATACATTACGCGCGTGTTtgacagaagaacaaaaaatcaaatgtttgatcaatagcaaaagtgatcaaatatattattctCCATCCATTATCCCAGTTGTACCCCAATCATACGAGCCTAGCTTTGTGTTGGAACAGAGAAGGGATGGGTCATACATAAGACTCAATGCTACAAACAAGATAGGTGTTTGCAATTTCGATAATTTTTCCCTCTACATAAGACCCCGATGGTTATGGTTTGATTGGACAAGAGATCATACATCTTGGAAGGGTTCTGAACTGCCATGTGATGACATAGACAAAGCACTCTTCCAAGCATCGACGGTGATCACCATGGGAGATGGACAGAAAGCTAAATTCTGACATGACCGTTGGCTAAATGGTTTTGCACCAAAGATATTAGCACTAAACCTTTTCAGCCTGGTTcctagaaaaaacaaatcagtGGCACAGGAGATAAAGGAAGGCAATTGGCTTCGACAAATGCGAAGAATAAACACCTTTCAGCAGCGCAGGAATACGTTGGTCTCTGGCTTCAAATTCAATAGCTACATCTCGATGAACAGACCAGCGATAGAATCACATGAAAATGGACAACAGAATCGTATACAGCGAACTCGACATACAAAATACAGTTCATGAGGGGTATCATCGATGACAGATATAACAATATTTGGCGAGCGCAGGCGGAAAACAAATGCAAATTCTTCGCGTGGCTGGTAGTTCAGAAAAAAGTGCTCACAGCGGACAGGCTACAGCTGAGAGGATTGCCGAACA from Oryza brachyantha chromosome 12, ObraRS2, whole genome shotgun sequence encodes:
- the LOC102711487 gene encoding peroxidase 3-like encodes the protein MAAMTMRRRPAMEVVVVVVAVVMMLGGGARAGGPLKAHYYRHACPEAEVVVREIVTARVAADPAALPARLLRLFFHDCFVRGCDASVLIDSTSGSSAEKDAAPNGSLAGYDVIDSAKAVLEAVCPGVVSCADIVALAARDAVSFQFGRDLWDVQLGRRDGVVSLASEALSNLPAPTDNFTTLRSNFAGKGLDVKDLVILSGAHTIGVGHCNLFGARLFNFTGAAAPSADPTLNAAYAAQLRATCGSASNNVTAVPMDPGSAARFDAHYFVNLKLGRGLFASDAALLDDRHAAALIHDLTGQDRFLAEFKNAIRKMGRVGVLTGDQGEIRRNCRIVNSK